A window of the Loxodonta africana isolate mLoxAfr1 chromosome 3, mLoxAfr1.hap2, whole genome shotgun sequence genome harbors these coding sequences:
- the EXO5 gene encoding exonuclease V: MAETGEEEKVSAEASGFSDLSDSEFLDLEDTEVSDASLSKPGPSSECSGTDRKSISLQKWKRGLDVSSPMERFHFKYLYVTDLSTQNWCEQQMVYGKEFPGFSTPEKATLLDTGASIHLAKELEVQDLVTIPITTKEDAWAIKFLNILSMVPTLQSEGRIREFPVFGEVEGVLLVGVIDELHYTAKGELELAELKTRKRPVLPVEAQKKKDGFQVSLYKYIFDAMVKGKMTPASLIHHTKLCPEKPLGPSVLRHAQQGGFSVKSLGDLMELVFLSLTLSDLPVIDILKIEYIHQETATVLGTEIVAFEEKEMRGKVQHYVAYWMGHREPQGVDVEEAWKCRTCDYIDICEWRKGGWVPSSTLEPKAKKKPHK, from the coding sequence ATGGCAGAGACTGGTGAAGAGGAGAAGGTGTCAGCAGAGGCCTCAGGGTTCTCAGACCTGAGTGACTCAGAGTTCCTGGACCTGGAAGATACCGAAGTGTCAGATGCTTCACTTAGCAAGCCTGGCCCTTCTTCTGAATGCTCAGGGACGGATAGAAAGTCTATAAgcttacagaaatggaaaagaggATTGGATGTCTCATCACCCATGGAGCGATTCCATTTTAAGTACTTATATGTCACTGACCTATCTACCCAGAACTGGTGTGAACAGCAAATGGTCTATGGGAAGGAGTTTCCTGGCTTCTCGACACCTGAGAAAGCAACTCTTTTGGACACTGGTGCTAGCATCCACCTAGCTAAAGAACTAGAAGTTCAAGATCTTGTGACTATCCCCATCACCACTAAAGAAGATGCTTGGGCAATAAAGTTTCTCAACATACTATCAATGGTTCCTACGCTGCAGTCAGAGGGGCGCATCAGAGAGTTTCCGGTGTTCGGGGAAGTGGAGGGTGtgcttcttgttggggtgatTGATGAGCTGCACTATACCGCCAAGGGGGAGCTGGAACTGGCTGAACTCAAGACACGGAAGCGTCCTGTGCTCCCTGTGGAAGCTCAGAAAAAGAAAGACGGTTTTCAAGTCAGCCTATATAAATATATCTTTGATGCCATGGTAAAAGGGAAAATGACCCCTGCTAGCCTAATCCACCATACAAAATTGTGTCCAGAAAAGCCACTGGGTCCCTCAGTCCTGAGGCATGCTCAACAGGGAGGCTTCTCTGTGAAGTCGTTAGGTGACCTGATGGAGCTGGTATTTTTGTCTCTGACGCTGTCTGATCTTCCGGTCATTGACATCCTGAAGATTGAATATATCCACCAAGAGACTGCTACTGTGCTGGGTACAGAGATTGTTGCCTTTGAAGAGAAGGAGATGAGAGGCAAGGTGCAGCACTACGTGGCCTACTGGATGGGGCACCGAGAACCTCAGGGGGTTGATGTGGAGGAGGCTTGGAAGTGCCGCACATGCGACTACATAGACATCTGTGAGTGGAGGAAGGGTGGTTGGGTGCCCAGCTCTACGCTGGAgcccaaagccaaaaaaaaacctcacaaatgA